ATGACCTGGACGTGACGTCAGGTTCAGTTCTGAGCGGAGACCCCGTCTCTTTCAAATCCCCTTTTGTCAGTCGCTCTTCCTCTTGACgtaacccccctcctcctcctcttcttcccttttcctcgCCTCAGTGCTTCAGCCTCGCAGGTGGTCCTCTGAATAACCAGCTCGGTGTTTTCCCTCGGTGGAAAGTGAAAGTTCAGACTTTCCTCTCGTGCTCTGCAgagcccctccctcctccccttcctcttcctcctcctcctcttggtgTCTCTCAGCTGATCCTGGGCAGCGCCTggtagtttttcttcttctgcgatCGCAGCAGAGGCGTCTGCGTGTCCATGTCCCGGGACTGTCCCGTCCTGCCGACCCGGCGCAGGCGAGTGTGCGTCCAGCCGTACACCAGACAGTTGAGGAAACCCTGCGAGGCCGAGGTGAAAGCCTGAGGACACAAGACCAGCAGAATGCCTGAGCTGCAATTCTCACTCTGGTGCAGTTTAATTCTTCATTATTTAACATTAGTCAACCAGCAGGTCGTCCTCCACCGTCTGATGCCATCAACTCAAAACATCCTCTGACAtatttaaagctccagtgtgtaatatttagaagaacttattcacagaaactgaatatattgtccataactctaTGTTCATACATGAGTTAagtatagttccatgaggtggaccgacctccgtgtgagtctccatgtttctacgtcgtgttgaatacggttgttgaactaaacgctccagaatacgtcacgttcACGTTGAGGTTTCAGTCAGacaccggaaatggaatcaggggtgcaccaccataaagtgtcccctgtcagttacacactggggctgagaaatgaaatatataactTTAAGATTTTTTTGGAACCTGGTGCCTTTATTAGATAGCATGGCTCACGCCCCCACTTCCCACCCCCATGTCGCTGGTCAGAATGTGAAACTCGAACCCAATCAGAGCAACAGAAtgtgtctgttcttcttttAGAGAAATTATCCAGTTGGTGGGATCcagacaggagagagaatgAGCATCTTTGATTGGTCGGTTTCCAGGGGAACAAACATTAGCTCCGGGTCTAAAAACATGGAGTCCAGCAGCAGACTGACCTGTGATATGTAGAGGACGACCACGGCTTGGCCCTGACACGCCGACGGCTTCGCCACCCGCAGAGACGCCAGACTCGCCGCTGAGGGAACGACAGAAACAATAATTACACTCGGTCGCTTCCATCAACTGGAGACGCGGCAGCCAATCGGAGGCGTCGCTGTCACATTCGTCCAGTAACGATGGTGATGAGGAAACACACCTGGACCCCAGCAGAGGACGAAGACCAGCGGGTACAGCAGCATCCGCCGGTCCATCACGCGGAGCGAGGTCCGCTGCTCGTTGCCTAGGTAACCGTGTGACGTCACAACCCGTCTGTAGATGCGACGGGCTTTGACCACGAACACCTGCAGCGGGAGATTGAGgccgccattttgtttttgtagcaaAACGGGAAAAAACACcattgtgtctttctttttcatgtgcGAGAAACTCACGGTGATGCCGACGAGCGTGAGGACGAAGGCGGCGAGGAAGACGGCGATGGTGTAGGTGTGGAGCAGGTGGcaggctctgattggctgctggtgCTCGGCGGTCAGGTACAGCGCTCCGGTGTCCATCAGGAGACACCTGGTGGTGTACGGTGCACAGCGAGGGTCAAACATCACactgaacaaatacatttacatcaaGTTTCACCAAGTTTCTCTTTATAActgaaacaaaaatctgaatctATAGAAAGTCTAACATTTTCTAAAGGTGCAGGCTGCTCGTGGGGGCGTGTCCTCACCTGTAGGGCTGACTGAAGTTGGCCTGACATTGGCGGATGTTTCCTTGTATGAAAACAGGTGtcatcagcagcagaggaaccagactgtgaacacgtgaacaacaacaacgtgtgTGTTACATGTCTTATTTTTAACGTGTCGGAAGGTGCGTGTTCCCGGGTTTCAGAGCGGAACCTGAACGCATCACGGTTTGAACTCACCCACAGAGCAGAGCCGTGGTTTTTCCAGCAGTGCTCACTCTGTTGGAAAACTGTGGGGAAGACGGACTCAGCATGAAAATGAGTTTCACAGCATGAGAGGAATaactatatattatattatatatatatatatatatatatggtcaaAGATGGCATAGTCACCGGGTAGAACAAGTGTGTGAAGTCTGTATTCTGtgcactgaccagcagagggcgactctatgagaacatgactctacttctcacttgatttataaacgtcagtaaacatttgcctgaggagtttatggttcagtctctaTTTCCAATCTGCTTCAAcacacgatgttcattttgtacatcatggtccatttacagtcacaaaGACCATTTTGAATCTGTGAGAACTTTTGATTTGACATGTGATTCGTTGCGAAGGTGGGAGTACCTGCAGCGAGTGTCCGTCCAGGCAGCGGTGCAGCTTCTCCCTGATTCCTCTGAACAGGTCCCACATGTAGTTGAGCGTGAAGAAGAAGGACgacatgaacagaacctgacggaacaaacacagcagagtgTTAACGGTCGCTGCCTCGGAACAATGGATGTAGGTCAGGAATGTTTTCCccatgttttcctgttttctctctttacgCTCAGTCGTTTCCGGCTCATCTCCGTCTGACCCAGTTCAGGACCGGTTCTGGACTCAGAATGTCCGACAAGTGAATAGTGACCTTGAAGGACCAGTCCAGTCTTTTGTCacagagacagcagcagctcttagCTAAcgttattacaggttagctaaggttattacaggttagctaaAGTTATTACAGGTTATCTTAACTATtgttattacaggttagctaaAGTTATCACGGATTAGCTAAggttattacaggttagctaaAGTTATTTCAGGTTAGCTAAGGTTATTACAGGTTAGTTTAGCTATTGTAATTATAGGTTAGCAAAGTTATACAGGTAAGCTAACTATATTACAGGTTGGGTAAGCTAAAGTTATTACAAGTTAGCTAAAGTTATTTCAGGTTAGCTAAagttattacaggttagctTAGCTATTGTAATTACAGGTTAGCAAAGTTATTACAGGTAAGTTTACTATATTACAGGTTAGGTAATCTAAagttattacaggttagctaaAGTTATTTCAGGTTAGCTAAagttattacaggttagctaatgttattaaaggttagctaatgttattacaggttagctaCTGTTATTACAGGTTAACTACtgttattacaggttagctaCTGTTATTAAAGGTTAGCTACTGTTATTTGAGGTTAGCTACCATTTTTAAAAGTTAGCTAACGTTATTTCAGGTTAGCTTAcgttattacaggttagctTAAGTTATTACAGGTTCAACTGTGGGTGTGGGAACCAGCACTGTCATCTaagtgtcaaaacaaaaacagtttttgcCAATATCTCAGCCCTGAACAGTGAGTCGTACAGTAATaggaaactgaaactgaataatttagagtcctgttcgccagactcagctaaaatggaataataagacggaaaccgtggatgtcttaagcagaagtatttattataagacctcattattgaggagacttccggttcgctacacagatcaacaggttcacagtgttcggcgtcccaagatagtcttcccatccccggtctctgtagtgtatttagctttgagtaatgtcctcatctccccgcgactatgacacctctaATGAGACTTCAGCtctcaatgattgtttcggcttgacacagatgagatgaccttgcttggtgcctgagaagactcgtcttagagtttctcagggaggagagacgaaaattcctcaacagaaACTTATCACGAGGCTTCATTCTTCTCATACCACAGACCCGAACTACGAAACGTGTTCAACAAAACCCTGGATTATCTTTTCCTTTATCAGGCTTCTCTGGACCTAAGGTTGGTCGCCGTGACAACCTGTATCATGACGCCGGTTTATCAACTCCCTCAGGTCACTGCGGTTCATGTGTGAAGAGGAAACATTGACGTTTGCACGAAAATCACCATCACTGTCGGTGATTCCTTTGTGTTTCCAGCAAGTTAAACCTACAAAACCTCAGCGCTTGAAACAGTCTGAAGGGAACCACATGGGTGATTGACGCGTCTGTCCTCCAATTTGTGAACCTCTGacacaaagtgtgtttttatttaaatccgCATGAATGAGATTTAAAGTCGTTTTAAATCTGGTTTGATTATTGTGAAGCAGCAACATCTTGAGACGAACATTCAAGGAACCAGATGTGAAAGCTTTTCTGttctgcagggaaaaaaacacgctGCCGTCGTGTTCTTCAGTTTCAGTTCTCAGCAGGAAGTCGAGAGTTTCCAGTTGTGGCTGTGTCCTTGGCTCAGGAGGATAAAAAATGAAGGTTCCTCGTTCTGAGGAAAACCTCCAGTCATTTTGAGGGGAAGGGAATCCCTCGACCTCTAACAACAGCATTGGAAAAGGTCAAAACTTTCCTCActtgtaacagtgtgtgtgtgtgtgtgtgtgtagagctgtGTTACCTGCTCCACAGTGTGCAGgttgtaacagtgtgtgttgcGGTGCTCAGAGAACAGTGCGGCCCCGAtcagccagcagagggcgagCAGCAGGTCGGACACACTGAGCAGGAacagaggctgcagctgcaaacacaTGGGGAAATcctcagtttgacattttattctCCGTACTTTTTAGATTAAGAGCAAAGCGAACCACTGACCTCCGGCCTCCAACTGAgtctctgtgacatcacacagacGATGATGGAGCCTGAACCCAGGACACTGCAAATCAGATCCCAGaccagagttaaaaaaaacaacatcatatatcatatctgTGAAACAGATTCTGTGGTGATTTCATCTTCACAAAAGTACGTTTTGATTTCCAACGAAAAGAAGGTTTCCCTTAGTGTAACAGTTCTGAACTGAAGCTGTCAAACAAAAGCTGCTGTAATCAGATTATTTCATGTCGACTGCATCGTTTCCTCCTTCTATTGTCTGAgtgctgtgacctctgacctctttccCATCGGCCCCTTGCAGTGTGAAATGCctaaaaatgaaagatgaatgTACTGAGGCGTCTCTTGTTTAATATACATGTGAGGAAAGATCCTCACGTCAGAAAAATGTATGACGTGGAGGGAACGTCACCAGATTTTGTGTCGATTCATGAACcagcgacctctgacctctactGACCTGAGCAGGGCCATGAGCAGCTGGATGCACCTGACGACGTCATACACCTGCGGACAGGAAACGTCACAACACTTCAACATCATATCTGTCGTACGTGAAACACGCAAATCGTCAGGTCCCAGTTTAAAATCAGTTagtgtgttattttttctaaaCGGACATGAGAGTCTGATgtcactctgatgtcacaccaGTGTTACCAACTCAATTTCAATGGGAGTTCCTATTAGCAGGGCCTTTTGGTGCTAAATGACATGATATCATTATGTAATGATGTGAAATTGCATCATAATGTGTAGGGCTGcgactaaagattattttcataaatcgattaatctgaaaataattttctccattaatcgattagttgtttggttcataaaatggttaaaaatgttgatcgcGTTTCcttaaacctcaacatgatgttttgtttgtccacacacctaagatattcactttactgtcacagaggagcagagaaaccagaaaatattcacatttaagaagctgaaatcaaagaattttgacctttttttcataaaaaatactttaaacgattatcaaaatagctggcgattaatttagttatcggaaaaatgcagcatttttaatatttgagtcACGTTTCGGAAGTTGCTAAATTAAGTTTCAAGAGAAGATACATTTGTTGGTCGTTGCATTTAGAAAGAAGTTTTGCTGTCAAAGAGCGAACATCACACTCGAGCTGCAGGTGTGAAGTGATGAAACAGAGATGAACAAACTGAGAGTGAGAAACTCGAGCATCACACATCTGAGTCTCACAACGGTTCTAACTAGAGCATGactatatgtatacatatatatatatatgtatatatatacacatgtaaatatatatatatatatataattgtcaGTGATTCCGAAGATGTACTTATCAAatccaaagaaacaaagaaatgtaaaaacattttactgcaCTTCATAATAAAGGTTGAGAGCCACTGGATTCAACCACAAAAGAGATaaagtaataacaataataataataaatttcatttatagagcacttttcattgctaaaagcaattaGATCAAACGATCTTCACCACATTAAACTGCTGCTTACATGTTAATGCTTTAACACagcaaagaataataataataataattattattataataattataataatgtgaTGCTGCAGACAAAGTGTCTGAGAGTGAACTCACCTGGGTCCAGTCCTGAGCTCCGGTGACGTTTCTCTCTGAGCTGTTGAACATGTTCCGCTGGAGGTTTCAGCAAATCAggtaaaagaaacaacaataaagacGCAGGAGAACCAGAGCAGGTGTCTGGATCTGAGACGGTCTCAGCAACATCAGCGCAGCAGCTCTTATCCTGCAGCTCCCACAGGAGGCGGGGTTAATTCCacctggccccgcccccccccctgtggCAGCCAGACCGGTACCTGTCACTCTGCCGCCACCTTCAGGACAGACGTCAGATCACACAGGGAGTTGCGGCTGTAATGAGCTCTGCGGCCTGGACAGTTCACCTCATGAATGTACTGGATCGTTCCATGACACGACGTTAATGGACTGTGACATGTCCGTTTTCTGTGATCCTACGCATGTGCAGAGTGAGAAACCAGACGAGGTGAACAAACCTCCACCTGCTACAAACTGGATTCCAGACATTTACATCATGAAACTTCAGCTGTTTGAATgagtaaacaacagaaactcAGTGTCTGAGTCACTTTAATgaatattcaattcaatatatatatgtgaaacTGTCGGCGGGTTTGTGATGACACAGACATCAGCAGAACGGGCTTGTGGGTATAAAGAACGTCTTTGGGTTGACTGATCCACCTCAGGAAGTGTCCTCGGGCATGGCAATGAGCCGCAGCCGGGGGCGTGGCTCTGTGGGTGACCCTCTGAACGAATGTTCCGTTTtctgtggtttggtttgtttccaGTCTCACACGCGTCAGAACGTTAAGAGATGGAACCAGCAACGGGAGGCAACGTCAGTAAAGTCTACTCTGTTTTCACCTATGACAATAAAACGGTGTGAGATGCGACTCATCATTTCCAAAAGACCAAAAGtgacaaatgttcaaatgttgttgttttttttcaagccaacagttggaaaaccaaaacaattattttgtttatttgtgacaaaataaaaatcaactcatcaaatgggaaaaaacagaaacattctgTCTGAAACCATCCATTAAAATACATTGATAATCAGCTGTTAATAAATATTCTGTTGATCCATTtattgtgtatatgtatacatgaaCCTATTGATTATCTATAGGCGGCGATCAGTGTGACGTTCATCTTCATGTTCAGAGGTAAATCTTTCAGTAGTTTTACGAGAGAAGAGCAAAGTTTTAGTTTCACATTGTTTCAGTCCAGGGTTCAAGTCAAACCTGTTTCTTATTTCAGACCCTCTGACCCTCGGTGGCTCCGCCCGCCGAcggcgtcgtcgtcgtcgctgcCGCTCCGTCTCGTGGCAGCGATGGCGGCGCCGAGTTCGAGGACTCGTGTTTCTTCATGTGTTTGCGGAAGATCCGCGCTCCGCTCAGGTTCTTTTTGCAGATTTCGCAGAAGTACGGCCGAGCGGCCGAGTGCATGTCCACGTGGTAGGTGAGCTCCAGGGCGCGGCTGAAGCTCTTGCTGCACAGCGGACACTGGTAGCGGACGCCTGAGTGCGTCAGCTGGTGGTTCTTGAGCGAGCTCTGGTACTTGAAGGTCTTCTGGCAGGCGGAGCACTGGTACGGCCGGGTGTCGGCGTGCAGCCGCTGGTGGCGGCGCAGAGCGCTGGAGAAGGTGAAGCTCTTGCCGCAGTCGGAGCAGGTGTAGGGCTTCTCTCCGGTGTGGATCCTCCGGTGCTCCGTCAGGTGCACCTGCTGCGTGAAGCTCTTGTTGCAGGCGGAGCAGTGGAACGGACGCTCGCCCGAGTGAATCCTCAGGTGCTTCTGCAGCGCTGATGCTTTGAAGCAGTCGCGACCGCACACCGGACAGCAGTGCTTCCTTTTACCGTCGCCACCACCTGCTAAAGCCGGCGCCGCCGCCTTTGCCTCCGAgccgccgtcgccgccgcctGGTTCTGTCGGGAGACACGAAGAATCTGTGAGAGTGTTTGTTCGTTTTTATCTTTCTGATTTTAGTTAAAGCTGAATGATGCAGCTGCTTGTTTCACTTCAGTCTGACTCCAGATAGAGAACAAAAAACGGACCAATTCAGCTGAAGCTAATGAGCTAAAAGATCTTAAGCTAACGAGCTAAACGACCTGAAGCTAACGAGCTAAACGACCTGAAGCTAACGAGCTAAATGATCTGAAGCTAACAAGCTAAATTACCTGAAGCTAACAAACAAATGACCTGAAGCTAACGAGCTAAACGACCTGAAGACAAAGAACTAAACGACCTGAAGCTAACAAGCTAAACGACCTGAAGCTAAAGAACTAAACGCCCTGAAGCCAACAAGCTAAACAACCTGAAGCTAAAGAACTAAACGCCCTGAAGCCAACAAGCTAAACAACCTGATGCTAACAAGATAAACGACCTGAAGCTAACAAGCTAAACAACCTGAAGCTACCAAGCTAAACGACCTGAAGCTAAAGAACTACACGACCTGAAGCTAACAAGTTACACAACCTGATCCTAACACGATAAACGACCTGAAGCTAACAAGCTAAATTACCTGAAGCTAAAGAACTAAACGCCCTGAAGCCAACAAGCTAAACAACCTGATGCTAACAAGATAAACGACCTGAAGCTAACAAGCTAAACAACCTGAAGCTACCAAGCTAAACGACCTGAAGCTAAAGAACTACACGACCTGAAGCTAACAAGTTACACAACCTGATGCTAACACGATAAACGACCTGAAGCTAACAAGCTAAATTACCTGATGCTAACAAGTTAAACAACCTGAAGCTAACGAGCTAAACCACCTGAAGCTAACGAACTAAACCATCTGAAGCTCATGAGCTAAACCACCTGATGCTTAGCTAAACATTAGCGTCATAGCACTGAATTAGTTGATGACGAACCCACGAGCGCCGGTCTCCagtcttcttcctctccgtcaGAGTTTATCAGGCCGCTGAcgtctcctccgtcctcctttgACACTAAGCCATTGCCATGGTTACCAGGCGGCGGTCTGGACTTAGGGGCAGGGGCGGAGAGTTCCTGCGAGTCCTGGAGGACGACCGGAGACAGCTCAGTGAGACACGGACGGGGGAACTTGATCGTGGACACACAAGAAATAGATGTTCACAGCTCGTTTCTTACCTCCTCTTccagaccctcctcctcctcgttcttcatcgcccctccctccccctccacattCTGCATGTTGAACCAGAACTCCTGAAACAGACCACACCCGTTTCAATTCTTTTAGACAAAATGTATCTCACCTGCAGATTCATATTTCGTGTCTTATCGTGTGAAATCTCTTTTCtctgacacatgaacacatcagcCATGAGATGTCATCTCTCAGGAGTCTCACCTTGTCGGCGGGGACGGCGATGAGTCCGTCCCTGATGTGGATCCTCATGTGTCTGCGCAGCCGGACGGGCCGCAAGAAGCTCTTGGAGCAGATGCTGCAGACGTGGCGTTTGTCAGACACGTGGCCCGGCATCACAttgtcggcggcggcggcggtggaggaGGCGTGTCCCTCCCTGCTGTGGATCTCTTGGTGCTTCCTGAACACCCGCTGCACTGAGAATCGTTTCTGGCAGACATCGCACTGGTACGGTTTCTCCCCCGTGTGGGACCTTACATGGTCCTTTAGCCGCGATGCTCTGGTGAAACTACGGCCGCAGACGTCGCAGGCGAACTGCAGCGCGCTctggtggagctgctggtgcAACTGCAGCTTCTCGGCAGAGGAGAAGTCTTTGCGGCACTGGAGGCAGCGGTGAGGCGTCTCCCCCTGACGACAGACACAATGTGTGACACATTCATCAGCTTTAACAGACTTTTATCTTACAAATGACGAAAACATCTAATCAATTCAAGTTGAAGGTTAAACTGTTTCTGAGTGGTTTGATCAcaacctgctgccaacaggaagtgaaaaccCTCCACCCCCGGTCGACCTGTCACAGACCAGCTTCCTGGTTCTGACTCCATGTTGTTTGACTCACCCTCCGCAGAGCGTCGAGCACGTCTTCCTCCTCGGCGTGTTTCTGCAGGTGCTTCCTCAGCAGGCCCGGTCGGTTGAAGCTCTTGCTGCACAGCGAGCAGGGGTGGAGCTTCTGTCCCGTGTGGAGCCGCACGTGATCCCGGAGGGACGACGGCGTGCTGAAGACCTTGTCGCAGAACGTGCACGAGCGTAGGTTCTCCTCTCTGTGGGTCTTCTGGTGATCGCTGAGGCCCGTCCTGGAGGCAAAGCTCTTGGGGCACAGCGGGCAGGAGAATGGCCTCTCACCCGTGTGCATCCGCTCGTGCTGCACGAGATGCCGCCGCTGGACGAACCCTCGCCCGCACATGGTGCACTGGTGGGGCTTCTCTGCGGCGTGTCCGAGCCGGTGCCTCCTCAGGCAGCTCAGCTGGGCGTATCTGACGCCGCAGTCGGGACAGGAGTACGGCTTCTCCCCGGTGTGGACGCGCTGGTGCGCCGACACATTGATCTTCTTGGAGAAGCGTTTCCCGCACACGGAGCAGCCGTGCGGCTTGACGCCCGCGTGCGTCGCCATGTGGTCTGAGAGGCGAGACGGACGGGAAAACTCCCTGCCGCAGATTGAACAGCGGTGACGGCATTTTGACGGACGGCCGCCATGTTGTAACGCAGGTTCCTCCGGTTCCTCTGGTGTCAGGACGTCTGGATGCGTCCACGCTCCTGCAGGAAACCAGGCCGACGTTAACATCTCAGAGaacatctatttattttacatatttatctTTGACCGTTTTACAGATgtatcatttcattcattcattcattcatcgtctaccgctttatccatttaagggtcgcggggggtcgctggagccaatcccagctaacattgggcgagaggcggggttcaccctggacaggtcgccagcctatcgcagggccacatacagatacggacaatcattcactctcacattcacacctacgggcaatttagagtctccaatgaacctaaccccattctgcatgtctttggagtatgggaggaagccggagaacccggagagaacccacgcatacacggggagaacatgcaaactccacacagaaaggccctggctgaaccgggattcgaacccagaaccttcttgctgtgaggcgaaggtgctaaccactacaccaccgtgcagccgaTGTATCATTTCATTCtatattatttattcagtttcttTGTTGCTCTTCCACAGCGTCTCTCCTCACTTCATGTCCACACAGTCACGTTGTTTCCTGTcgtttgtatgaaaagtgaTTCAAGAATAAACTGATGGATCGACATGTTTCATTAATAGCTCCACTTGTATTTTAACACGTTGTGTCTAAAAAAACCCTGTGGATACTGAACATCTCTGCAGAACAGACTGAACGTTCACACGCGCTTGACGCTCTCCTGTCGTTTCCATGGAAACGCCTGACGTTGCCCGGGGGACGTTAGCGTCCTGGTGTGACGACACGTGTCCGACCTGAACCGGACTCTTCGGTGTGAAGGTGTGAGGACGAACCTGGAGCTGGACGCCGCggactctcctctcctctgtcttctgctgctgcttcctccacCTTCACTccattcatctcttcatcccttcatcctctgCTCCTGCGGGAGGCGGACGCTTCTCCTCGCTCAGGTCCGGATCAGGTCCCGAAGCAGCCACCGacgtctctctgtttctccgaGGATCTGGGGGGACGACGACATTTTCAAATTCTTCACTCAAAATGTGCGTGAGGCCCAAAGAAGTTGAAGAAGTGTACGGTGTGTGGCTGGAGCTAACCGTTAGCCTGCAGGTCGTTAGCGTCCACCGGAACAACGTGAACCGTCACAGTCGTTTTCTGCGGAGGAGAAACGGACACGACGCGGAGAACCAGCAGCACTCCCGACGGTGACACTCCTCCGAGCAGGCGGACTCAGGCCGGACTCTGGTCCAACACGGTGGCGGCTAATGTTTGTTAGCTCCGGCTCCGCCGCGGCCCGTGTCACCC
The sequence above is a segment of the Scophthalmus maximus strain ysfricsl-2021 chromosome 10, ASM2237912v1, whole genome shotgun sequence genome. Coding sequences within it:
- the tmem116 gene encoding transmembrane protein 116 isoform X1 — encoded protein: MFNSSERNVTGAQDWTQVYDVVRCIQLLMALLSVLGSGSIIVCVMSQRLSWRPELQPLFLLSVSDLLLALCWLIGAALFSEHRNTHCYNLHTVEQVLFMSSFFFTLNYMWDLFRGIREKLHRCLDGHSLQFSNRVSTAGKTTALLCGLVPLLLMTPVFIQGNIRQCQANFSQPYRCLLMDTGALYLTAEHQQPIRACHLLHTYTIAVFLAAFVLTLVGITVFVVKARRIYRRVVTSHGYLGNEQRTSLRVMDRRMLLYPLVFVLCWGPAASLASLRVAKPSACQGQAVVVLYISQAFTSASQGFLNCLVYGWTHTRLRRVGRTGQSRDMDTQTPLLRSQKKKNYQALPRIS
- the tmem116 gene encoding transmembrane protein 116 isoform X2 yields the protein MTSSGASSCSWPCSGISHCKGPMGKSVLGSGSIIVCVMSQRLSWRPELQPLFLLSVSDLLLALCWLIGAALFSEHRNTHCYNLHTVEQVLFMSSFFFTLNYMWDLFRGIREKLHRCLDGHSLQFSNRVSTAGKTTALLCGLVPLLLMTPVFIQGNIRQCQANFSQPYRCLLMDTGALYLTAEHQQPIRACHLLHTYTIAVFLAAFVLTLVGITVFVVKARRIYRRVVTSHGYLGNEQRTSLRVMDRRMLLYPLVFVLCWGPAASLASLRVAKPSACQGQAVVVLYISQAFTSASQGFLNCLVYGWTHTRLRRVGRTGQSRDMDTQTPLLRSQKKKNYQALPRIS
- the LOC118284999 gene encoding zinc finger protein 883-like isoform X1, which codes for MNGVKVEEAAAEDRGEESPRRPAPGAWTHPDVLTPEEPEEPALQHGGRPSKCRHRCSICGREFSRPSRLSDHMATHAGVKPHGCSVCGKRFSKKINVSAHQRVHTGEKPYSCPDCGVRYAQLSCLRRHRLGHAAEKPHQCTMCGRGFVQRRHLVQHERMHTGERPFSCPLCPKSFASRTGLSDHQKTHREENLRSCTFCDKVFSTPSSLRDHVRLHTGQKLHPCSLCSKSFNRPGLLRKHLQKHAEEEDVLDALRRGETPHRCLQCRKDFSSAEKLQLHQQLHQSALQFACDVCGRSFTRASRLKDHVRSHTGEKPYQCDVCQKRFSVQRVFRKHQEIHSREGHASSTAAAADNVMPGHVSDKRHVCSICSKSFLRPVRLRRHMRIHIRDGLIAVPADKEFWFNMQNVEGEGGAMKNEEEEGLEEEDSQELSAPAPKSRPPPGNHGNGLVSKEDGGDVSGLINSDGEEEDWRPALVDSSCLPTEPGGGDGGSEAKAAAPALAGGGDGKRKHCCPVCGRDCFKASALQKHLRIHSGERPFHCSACNKSFTQQVHLTEHRRIHTGEKPYTCSDCGKSFTFSSALRRHQRLHADTRPYQCSACQKTFKYQSSLKNHQLTHSGVRYQCPLCSKSFSRALELTYHVDMHSAARPYFCEICKKNLSGARIFRKHMKKHESSNSAPPSLPRDGAAATTTTPSAGGATEGQRV
- the LOC118284999 gene encoding zinc finger protein 883-like isoform X3 codes for the protein MFSEMLTSAWFPAGAWTHPDVLTPEEPEEPALQHGGRPSKCRHRCSICGREFSRPSRLSDHMATHAGVKPHGCSVCGKRFSKKINVSAHQRVHTGEKPYSCPDCGVRYAQLSCLRRHRLGHAAEKPHQCTMCGRGFVQRRHLVQHERMHTGERPFSCPLCPKSFASRTGLSDHQKTHREENLRSCTFCDKVFSTPSSLRDHVRLHTGQKLHPCSLCSKSFNRPGLLRKHLQKHAEEEDVLDALRRGETPHRCLQCRKDFSSAEKLQLHQQLHQSALQFACDVCGRSFTRASRLKDHVRSHTGEKPYQCDVCQKRFSVQRVFRKHQEIHSREGHASSTAAAADNVMPGHVSDKRHVCSICSKSFLRPVRLRRHMRIHIRDGLIAVPADKEFWFNMQNVEGEGGAMKNEEEEGLEEEDSQELSAPAPKSRPPPGNHGNGLVSKEDGGDVSGLINSDGEEEDWRPALVDSSCLPTEPGGGDGGSEAKAAAPALAGGGDGKRKHCCPVCGRDCFKASALQKHLRIHSGERPFHCSACNKSFTQQVHLTEHRRIHTGEKPYTCSDCGKSFTFSSALRRHQRLHADTRPYQCSACQKTFKYQSSLKNHQLTHSGVRYQCPLCSKSFSRALELTYHVDMHSAARPYFCEICKKNLSGARIFRKHMKKHESSNSAPPSLPRDGAAATTTTPSAGGATEGQRV
- the LOC118284999 gene encoding zinc finger protein 883-like isoform X2: MNGVKVEEAAAEDRGEESPRRPAPGAWTHPDVLTPEEPEEPALQHGGRPSKCRHRCSICGREFSRPSRLSDHMATHAGVKPHGCSVCGKRFSKKINVSAHQRVHTGEKPYSCPDCGVRYAQLSCLRRHRLGHAAEKPHQCTMCGRGFVQRRHLVQHERMHTGERPFSCPLCPKSFASRTGLSDHQKTHREENLRSCTFCDKVFSTPSSLRDHVRLHTGQKLHPCSLCSKSFNRPGLLRKHLQKHAEEEDVLDALRRGETPHRCLQCRKDFSSAEKLQLHQQLHQSALQFACDVCGRSFTRASRLKDHVRSHTGEKPYQCDVCQKRFSVQRVFRKHQEIHSREGHASSTAAAADNVMPGHVSDKRHVCSICSKSFLRPVRLRRHMRIHIRDGLIAVPADKEFWFNMQNVEGEGGAMKNEEEEGLEEEDSQELSAPAPKSRPPPGNHGNGLVSKEDGGDVSGLINSDGEEEDWRPALVEPGGGDGGSEAKAAAPALAGGGDGKRKHCCPVCGRDCFKASALQKHLRIHSGERPFHCSACNKSFTQQVHLTEHRRIHTGEKPYTCSDCGKSFTFSSALRRHQRLHADTRPYQCSACQKTFKYQSSLKNHQLTHSGVRYQCPLCSKSFSRALELTYHVDMHSAARPYFCEICKKNLSGARIFRKHMKKHESSNSAPPSLPRDGAAATTTTPSAGGATEGQRV